Proteins encoded in a region of the Sugiyamaella lignohabitans strain CBS 10342 chromosome B, complete sequence genome:
- the SAC1 gene encoding phosphatidylinositol-3-phosphatase SAC1 (Phosphatidylinositol phosphate (PtdInsP) phosphatase; involved in hydrolysis of PtdIns[4]P in the early and medial Golgi; regulated by interaction with Vps74p; ER localized transmembrane protein which cycles through the Golgi; involved in protein trafficking and processing, secretion, and cell wall maintenance; regulates sphingolipid biosynthesis through the modulation of PtdIns(4)P metabolism; GO_component: GO:0005797 - Golgi medial cisterna [Evidence IDA] [PMID 22553352]; GO_component: GO:0035339 - SPOTS complex [Evidence IDA] [PMID 20182505]; GO_component: GO:0005783 - endoplasmic reticulum [Evidence IEA]; GO_component: GO:0005789 - endoplasmic reticulum membrane [Evidence IEA]; GO_component: GO:0030173 - integral component of Golgi membrane [Evidence IDA,IMP] [PMID 15657391]; GO_component: GO:0030173 - integral component of Golgi membrane [Evidence IDA] [PMID 8314848]; GO_component: GO:0030176 - integral component of endoplasmic reticulum membrane [Evidence IDA,IMP] [PMID 11514624]; GO_component: GO:0030176 - integral component of endoplasmic reticulum membrane [Evidence IMP] [PMID 11792713]; GO_component: GO:0030176 - integral component of endoplasmic reticulum membrane [Evidence IDA,IMP] [PMID 15657391]; GO_component: GO:0030176 - integral component of endoplasmic reticulum membrane [Evidence IDA] [PMID 8314848]; GO_component: GO:0016021 - integral component of membrane [Evidence IEA]; GO_component: GO:0016020 - membrane [Evidence IEA]; GO_component: GO:0005741 - mitochondrial outer membrane [Evidence IDA] [PMID 16407407]; GO_component: GO:0005739 - mitochondrion [Evidence IDA] [PMID 14576278]; GO_component: GO:0005739 - mitochondrion [Evidence IDA] [PMID 16823961]; GO_function: GO:0016787 - hydrolase activity [Evidence IEA]; GO_function: GO:0016791 - phosphatase activity [Evidence IMP] [PMID 22452743]; GO_function: GO:0043813 - phosphatidylinositol-3,5-bisphosphate 5-phosphatase activity [Evidence IDA] [PMID 10625610]; GO_function: GO:0004438 - phosphatidylinositol-3-phosphatase activity [Evidence IDA] [PMID 10625610]; GO_function: GO:0043812 - phosphatidylinositol-4-phosphate phosphatase activity [Evidence IDA] [PMID 10625610]; GO_function: GO:0042578 - phosphoric ester hydrolase activity [Evidence IEA]; GO_process: GO:0046856 - phosphatidylinositol dephosphorylation [Evidence IDA,IGI,IMP] [PMID 10625610]; GO_process: GO:0046856 - phosphatidylinositol dephosphorylation [Evidence IMP] [PMID 22553352]): MAAPLYYSQTDREYQFVQDGGDGLTLSIGRPDGEIRLGRNEKTSFANAGDSQRIGGILGIIRLRLTKYIVVIKEWAEIGQILGHPIYRALKYDFLPLREWRVKDDSEKQYLSLLRDHLDNASLFFSYGFDLTNSFQRKDDKALPINSVSLQSLDDRFFWNKYLSEDLLDEAKSNNQVSQFIQPVIYGVISIHDTSIVGQAATFGVISRRSRFRAGTRYFRRGIDDEGNVANYNETEQILIIKDRLYSFVQTRGSVPAYWAEINNVQYKPQLRIGGIAVNSAKRHFDEQIALYGPNYLVNLVNQKGYEKPVKDVYENVVRNLNDEKNVKYVYFDFHHECSKMRWYRVNLLIEQLETLGLDSQKWFSAKLGGGSQTVIDRQTSVVRTNCMDCLDRTNVVQSQLAKWILQRQLQDAGILEPGVSWETDKAFLFVFRNTWADNADGVSCAYSGTGALKTDFTRLGRRTKRGALSDLRNSLVRYYKNNFTDGPRQDGFDLFLGNHLPHETLVPPFFDSRPLSIQAVPYTILGSFILLVASVLFPKEDSSVYVNRALLLVWLSIFLYSLRVFIKQGMQFVNWPKLCGLTFVSKEEVVKKGISSGWRVVIRDVPNARGLEEGKFE, from the coding sequence ATGGCAGCTCCCTTGTATTATTCGCAGACGGATCGCGAATATCAGTTCGTCCAAGATGGCGGTGATGGTTTGACCCTCTCAATTGGAAGACCAGATGGGGAAATTCGCTTGGGAAGAAATGAAAAGACCTCATTCGCGAATGCTGGCGACAGCCAGCGAATTGGCGGTATATTGGGTATCATAAGACTAAGATTGACAAAGTACATTGTCGTGATCAAGGAATGGGCCGAAATAGGCCAAATCCTCGGACACCCTATTTATCGGGCTCTTAAATATGACTTTCTTCCACTTCGTGAGTGGCGTGTCAAGGACGACAGTGAAAAACAGTATCTTAGTTTACTGAGAGATCATTTGGACAATGCATCGTTGTTTTTCTCTTATGGCTTCGACTTGACTAATTCATTTCAAAGGAAGGATGACAAGGCTTTGCCAATTAATTCGGTCTCATTGCAATCGTTAGACGATCGGTTTTTCTGGAACAAGTACCTTAGTGAAGATCTATTGGATGAAGCTAAGAGCAATAACCAGGTCAGTCAGTTCATTCAGCCTGTAATTTATGGTGTTATAAGTATCCATGATACGTCCATTGTTGGTCAAGCGGCAACATTCGGCGTAATCTCTAGAAGAAGTAGATTTAGAGCTGGTACTAGATATTTCCGCCGAGGCATTGATGACGAAGGAAACGTGGCCAACTACAATGAAACCGAACAGATTCTTATCATTAAAGATAGATTGTACTCGTTTGTTCAAACCCGTGGAAGTGTACCTGCCTATTGGGCCGAGATTAATAATGTTCAATACAAGCCACAATTAAGGATTGGTGGCATTGCTGTTAACTCAGCCAAGCGCCATTTTGATGAGCAAATCGCTTTATATGGCCCGAATTATCTAGTCAACTTAGTGAATCAGAAGGGTTACGAGAAACCAGTCAAAGATGTGTATGAGAACGTTGTGCGGAATCTCAACGATGAAAAGAACGTGAAATACGTATACTTTGATTTCCACCATGAATGTAGTAAGATGAGATGGTATCGAGTTAATCTTCTTATCGAACAGCTTGAAACCTTAGGATTGGATTCCCAGAAGTGGTTTTCCGCTAAGCTCGGCGGTGGTTCTCAAACGGTAATTGACAGGCAGACATCTGTTGTTCGCACCAACTGTATGGATTGTTTGGATCGTACAAATGTGGTTCAAAGCCAACTTGCCAAGTGGATTCTTCAGAGACAATTACAGGATGCTGGAATCCTTGAACCTGGGGTGTCATGGGAAACCGACAAGGCattcttgtttgttttcCGGAATACCTGGGCTGATAATGCAGATGGTGTCTCTTGCGCCTATTCAGGCACAGGAGCTTTAAAGACGGACTTTACTCGTCTAGGTAGACGTACCAAGAGAGGAGCGCTTAGTGATTTGCGCAATTCACTTGTTCGATACTATAAGAACAATTTTACTGATGGACCCCGCCAAGATGGGTTTGACCTATTTTTAGGTAACCACTTGCCACATGAGACTTTGGTCCCACCTTTTTTCGACTCTCGTCCATTGAGTATTCAGGCAGTGCCTTATACTATACTTGGCTCATTTATCCTGCTAGTTGCAAGTGTCTTATTTCCCAAAGAGGACAGCTCAGTTTATGTCAATCgagctcttcttttggtaTGGCTctctatttttttgtattcaCTTCGAGTCTTTATTAAACAAGGCATGCAGTTTGTAAACTGGCCAAAGCTCTGTGGCTTGACCTTTGTGagcaaagaagaagttgtcAAGAAAGGTATTAGCAGTGGATGGAGAGTGGTAATCAGAGATGTTCCAAATGCTAGAGGTCTCGAGGAGGGTAAATTTGAGTAA